From the genome of Glycine max cultivar Williams 82 chromosome 2, Glycine_max_v4.0, whole genome shotgun sequence, one region includes:
- the LOC100812860 gene encoding CMP-sialic acid transporter 4 isoform X1, translated as MEYRKIKDEDEVRDAGVEDVGKSFLLSVPDNDLSAEAETKIDSHREKVKWKRKSVVTLALTVLTSSQAILIVWSKRAGKYEYSVTTANFMVETLKCAISLVALGRIWKKDGVNEDNRLTTTLDEVIVYPIPAALYLVKNLLQYYIFAYVDAPGYQILKNFNIISTGVLYRIILKKKLSEIQWAAFVLLAAGCTTAQLNSNSDRVLQTPFQGWVMAIVMALLSGFAGVYTEAIIKKRPSRNINVQNFWLYVFGMCFNAVAILVQDFDAVMNKGFFHGYSFITVLMIFNHALSGIAVSMVMKYADNIVKVYSTSVAMLLTAVVSVFLFGFHLSLAFFLGTVVVSVAIYLHSAGKIQR; from the exons ATGGAATACAGGAAAATCAAAGACGAG gaTGAAGTTAGAGATGCGGGCGTTGAGGACGTTGGAAAATCATTTTTGCTGTCAG TCCCAGATAACGATTTGAGTGCTGAGGCAGAAACCAAAATTGACAGCCATAGGGAGAAAGTAAAGTGGAAGCGCAA GTCAGTTGTTACACTTGCATTGACTGTTCTTACTAGTTCGCAAGCCATTCTAATCGTTTGGTCCAAGAGAGCTGGCAAGTATGAGTATAGTGTCACTACTGCTAACTTTATG GTGGAGACTTTAAAATGTGCTATATCCCTGGTGGCCTTGGGAAGAATATGGAAAAAAGATGGTGTCAATGAGGACAACAG GTTGACTACAACCTTGGATGAAGTTATAGTGTATCCTATTCCAGCAGCACTTTACCTTGTCAAAAATTTGCTTCAG TATTACATCTTTGCATATGTAGATGCTCCAGGCTATCAAATATTGAAGAACTTTAATATCATCAGTACAGGTGTCCTATACAGAATTATACTTAAGAAAAA GCTAAGTGAGATTCAGTGGGCTGCTTTTGTTCTACTCGCTGCTGGGTGCACTACAGCCCAGTTGAATTCAAA TTCTGATCGTGTTCTTCAAACTCCCTTTCAAGGTTGGGTGATGGCAATT gtCATGGCTCTCTTGAGTGGTTTTGCAGGAGTATATACTGAG GCTATTATTAAAAAACGTCCTTCACGGAACATAAATGTTCAGAACTTCTGGTTGTATGTCTTTGGCATGTGTTTCAATGCTGTTGCAATATTGGTTCAAGATTTTGATGCGGTGATGAACAA GGGATTCTTCCATGGATATTCATTCATTACAGTTCTGATGATTTTCAACCATGCACTCAG TGGAATTGCAGTTTCAATGGTAATGAAGTATGCTGACAACATTGTGAAA GTGTATTCTACTTCAGTTGCAATGCTTCTTACAGCAGTTGTTTCTGTGTTCCTTTTTGGCTTCCATCTCTCCCTGGCCTTCTTCCTGGGCACAGT TGTTGTCTCTGTTGCAATTTATCTGCACTCTGCTGGGAAGATACAAAGATAA
- the LOC100812860 gene encoding CMP-sialic acid transporter 4 isoform X2 produces the protein MEYRKIKDEDEVRDAGVEDVGKSFLLSVPDNDLSAEAETKIDSHREKVKWKRKSVVTLALTVLTSSQAILIVWSKRAGKYEYSVTTANFMVETLKCAISLVALGRIWKKDGVNEDNRLTTTLDEVIVYPIPAALYLVKNLLQYYIFAYVDAPGYQILKNFNIISTGVLYRIILKKKLSEIQWAAFVLLAAGCTTAQLNSNSDRVLQTPFQGWVMAIVMALLSGFAGVYTEAIIKKRPSRNINVQNFWLYVFGMCFNAVAILVQDFDAVMNKGFFHGYSFITVLMIFNHALSGIAVSMVMKYADNIVKFIQTLRHPYSRTSSSKNF, from the exons ATGGAATACAGGAAAATCAAAGACGAG gaTGAAGTTAGAGATGCGGGCGTTGAGGACGTTGGAAAATCATTTTTGCTGTCAG TCCCAGATAACGATTTGAGTGCTGAGGCAGAAACCAAAATTGACAGCCATAGGGAGAAAGTAAAGTGGAAGCGCAA GTCAGTTGTTACACTTGCATTGACTGTTCTTACTAGTTCGCAAGCCATTCTAATCGTTTGGTCCAAGAGAGCTGGCAAGTATGAGTATAGTGTCACTACTGCTAACTTTATG GTGGAGACTTTAAAATGTGCTATATCCCTGGTGGCCTTGGGAAGAATATGGAAAAAAGATGGTGTCAATGAGGACAACAG GTTGACTACAACCTTGGATGAAGTTATAGTGTATCCTATTCCAGCAGCACTTTACCTTGTCAAAAATTTGCTTCAG TATTACATCTTTGCATATGTAGATGCTCCAGGCTATCAAATATTGAAGAACTTTAATATCATCAGTACAGGTGTCCTATACAGAATTATACTTAAGAAAAA GCTAAGTGAGATTCAGTGGGCTGCTTTTGTTCTACTCGCTGCTGGGTGCACTACAGCCCAGTTGAATTCAAA TTCTGATCGTGTTCTTCAAACTCCCTTTCAAGGTTGGGTGATGGCAATT gtCATGGCTCTCTTGAGTGGTTTTGCAGGAGTATATACTGAG GCTATTATTAAAAAACGTCCTTCACGGAACATAAATGTTCAGAACTTCTGGTTGTATGTCTTTGGCATGTGTTTCAATGCTGTTGCAATATTGGTTCAAGATTTTGATGCGGTGATGAACAA GGGATTCTTCCATGGATATTCATTCATTACAGTTCTGATGATTTTCAACCATGCACTCAG TGGAATTGCAGTTTCAATGGTAATGAAGTATGCTGACAACATTGTGAAA TTTATTCAAACGTTACGACACCCTTACAGCCGTACTAGCTCAAGCAAAAATTTTTGA